The following coding sequences lie in one Pseudomonadota bacterium genomic window:
- a CDS encoding glycoside hydrolase family 130 protein, translating into MVISRSGFVLRPDPRRVLARPFLPGEEIVGGGKSRALLLLERILALAEPEVATALAGVMADFASRHKAFEQLLERHFERVAHHLPAGAGLSRERRLLIGAYFTHEYSVEAAALFNPSMVLAPDQRGLAAGACRFLMSLRAVGEGHVSSIEFRSGTIDSANHVSFDAVGSMLVNGQRTSPTSYDKKQFCAKLAELGADNRLSREVLGSLADRFTPEDLERALALLEREGAPPALRYETAKLIRVLAASSYVTRFPADSELAERVIFPAGPNETRGMEDARFVRFVEDDGAVKYYATYTAFDGFEIFPQLIETEDFVSFAISTLNGAAAQNKGMALFPRRVDGKYLMLSRKDRENLHLASSTDVRFWHDVAALHAPSSFWELQQIGNCGSPLETEAGWLVLTHGVGPMRRYTLSALLLDRADPWRVIGALPLPLLAPDDEEREGYVPNVLYSCGGMIHGDTLVLPYGCSDQGVSLALIALPELLAALRHAGSARQR; encoded by the coding sequence CTGGTGATAAGCCGAAGCGGGTTCGTCCTGCGGCCCGATCCGCGCCGGGTCCTCGCCAGACCCTTTCTTCCGGGCGAGGAGATCGTGGGTGGCGGCAAGTCGCGGGCGCTGCTGCTGCTGGAGCGGATCCTCGCGCTCGCGGAGCCAGAGGTCGCCACGGCGCTCGCCGGCGTCATGGCCGACTTCGCCTCGCGCCACAAGGCCTTCGAGCAGCTCCTGGAGCGCCACTTCGAGCGCGTCGCGCACCACCTGCCCGCGGGAGCCGGCCTCAGTCGCGAGCGAAGGCTGCTGATCGGCGCCTACTTCACCCATGAGTATTCGGTGGAGGCCGCCGCGCTCTTCAACCCCTCGATGGTCCTCGCGCCCGATCAGCGCGGGCTTGCCGCCGGCGCTTGCCGCTTCCTGATGAGCCTCCGGGCGGTCGGCGAAGGGCATGTCTCGTCGATCGAGTTCCGCTCTGGCACGATCGACAGCGCGAATCACGTCAGCTTCGACGCCGTCGGTTCGATGCTCGTCAACGGGCAGCGCACCTCGCCGACGAGTTACGACAAGAAGCAATTCTGCGCCAAGCTCGCCGAGCTCGGCGCCGATAATCGCCTCTCCCGAGAGGTGCTCGGCAGCCTCGCGGATCGCTTCACGCCCGAGGATTTGGAGCGCGCGCTCGCGTTGCTGGAGCGGGAGGGCGCGCCGCCCGCCCTGCGCTACGAAACCGCGAAGCTGATTCGCGTCCTCGCGGCCTCGAGCTACGTCACGCGCTTCCCCGCGGATTCCGAGCTCGCGGAGCGCGTGATCTTCCCCGCCGGGCCGAATGAGACGCGCGGGATGGAGGATGCTCGCTTTGTTCGCTTCGTCGAGGACGACGGAGCGGTCAAGTACTACGCGACCTACACGGCCTTCGACGGCTTCGAGATCTTTCCCCAGCTGATCGAGACGGAGGACTTCGTCTCGTTCGCGATCTCGACGCTCAATGGTGCGGCGGCCCAGAACAAGGGCATGGCGCTCTTTCCCCGTCGCGTCGACGGCAAGTATTTGATGCTCTCGCGAAAGGATCGCGAGAACCTCCACCTCGCGAGCTCGACCGACGTGCGCTTCTGGCACGACGTCGCCGCGCTGCACGCGCCGTCGAGCTTCTGGGAGCTGCAGCAGATCGGCAACTGCGGCTCACCGCTAGAGACCGAGGCGGGTTGGCTGGTGCTGACGCACGGCGTCGGGCCGATGCGGCGCTACACGCTGAGCGCCTTGCTCCTCGATCGCGCGGATCCGTGGCGGGTGATCGGTGCGCTACCCTTGCCCCTGCTGGCGCCGGACGACGAGGAGCGCGAAGGCTACGTGCCGAACGTGCTCTACTCCTGCGGCGGCATGATCCACGGCGACACCCTGGTGCTGCCCTACGGCTGCTCCGATCAGGGCGTCAGCCTCGCGCTGATCGCGTTGCCCGAGCTGCTGGCGGCGCTGCGCCACGCTGGGTCGGCGCGCCAGCGCTAG
- a CDS encoding DUF4912 domain-containing protein translates to MSAVSSSSGGSSEAGGIPRDPGDATASDSGGRLVLLVRDPTSLYAHWELFPLPVEGAASRWALRLFDLTTRNPAATIEYSCPVGAQAGQVTEVSPERRYRAELGSYDALDRWQLRLESNAVQTPPASPSSWIDDRFVTIDWETTLSGYAPPPLAEVPPPPLAAPLAAGDRRDGTLLRKPLPGMPGAAAARAPSASDAVAEACEAPAARARPPLATAPLATGPGAAARARPAPAPGAAGARSGSRWRLDEGGRQLLPLPPFAPLCEALAGGSTAFVVPAAASDGPGG, encoded by the coding sequence ATGTCGGCAGTCAGCAGCAGCAGCGGGGGATCATCGGAGGCTGGAGGGATCCCGCGAGATCCGGGCGACGCCACCGCCTCGGACAGCGGTGGACGGCTGGTGCTCCTGGTCCGCGACCCGACCTCACTCTATGCGCATTGGGAGCTCTTCCCGCTGCCGGTGGAGGGCGCGGCGTCGCGCTGGGCCCTCCGGCTCTTCGATCTGACCACGCGCAATCCGGCCGCCACCATCGAGTACAGCTGCCCGGTCGGCGCGCAGGCTGGTCAGGTGACGGAGGTTTCGCCCGAGCGCAGGTATCGCGCCGAGCTCGGTTCCTACGACGCGCTCGACCGCTGGCAGCTGCGTCTCGAATCCAACGCGGTGCAGACGCCGCCAGCGTCCCCCTCGAGCTGGATCGACGATCGCTTCGTCACCATCGACTGGGAAACGACGCTCTCCGGCTACGCACCGCCCCCGCTGGCGGAGGTGCCGCCCCCGCCCCTCGCGGCGCCGCTCGCCGCGGGGGACCGGCGTGACGGGACGCTCTTGCGCAAGCCCCTGCCCGGGATGCCCGGCGCGGCTGCCGCGCGCGCGCCGAGCGCCTCCGACGCGGTCGCCGAGGCTTGCGAGGCGCCCGCCGCGCGCGCGCGCCCTCCGCTCGCGACAGCACCGCTGGCGACAGGGCCAGGCGCCGCCGCGCGCGCGCGCCCCGCCCCTGCGCCTGGCGCCGCGGGCGCACGGTCGGGGTCGAGGTGGCGACTCGACGAGGGCGGTCGCCAGCTCCTGCCCCTGCCGCCCTTTGCGCCGCTTTGCGAGGCGCTCGCCGGCGGCTCGACGGCCTTCGTGGTTCCTGCCGCCGCCAGCGACGGGCCCGGCGGCTGA
- a CDS encoding DUF302 domain-containing protein — protein MQAQTYGYEKRITGASLDVVRAKVTAALAAEGFGVLTEIDVKATLKKKLELDFRPYVILGACNPTLAHRALEADPQVGLLLPCNVVLQQAEGGILVSIVNPQMMFSVVAKPELEPIAKEADERLRRVLAALG, from the coding sequence ATGCAGGCTCAGACCTATGGTTACGAGAAGCGGATCACCGGGGCGTCGCTCGACGTGGTGCGGGCCAAGGTGACGGCGGCGCTCGCCGCCGAGGGCTTCGGCGTGCTGACCGAGATCGACGTCAAGGCGACGCTGAAGAAGAAGCTCGAGCTCGACTTCAGGCCCTATGTCATCCTCGGCGCCTGCAACCCGACGCTGGCCCACCGGGCCCTCGAGGCCGATCCGCAGGTCGGGCTGCTCTTGCCCTGCAACGTGGTGCTCCAGCAGGCCGAGGGGGGAATCCTCGTCTCCATCGTCAACCCGCAGATGATGTTCAGCGTCGTCGCCAAGCCCGAGCTGGAGCCGATCGCGAAGGAAGCGGACGAACGACTGCGCCGCGTCCTCGCCGCCCTCGGCTAG